The DNA window CAGTTTgtatagcggttagcgcagcgctgttacagcaccagagatcggggtttaaatcccgcgctgtctgtaaggagtttgtatgttctccctgtgtctgtgtgggttttccccggggactctggtttcctcccacccttcaaaacgtactggggttgtaggttaatagggtgtaattgggcggcacaggctcgtgggccagaagggcctgttaccgcactgtacgtctaaaaaatctgaaaaattaaaatttagtgtaaaatttaagtttaaaataaaaaaactggagcagatgtaggccatttggccctttgagtctgttCTGCCCATTCAATGCGATCATGGGCGGTCTGATGATAGGATCCCCTTTCGGTCTTTGTCCTCTCTCCACTCCTCTGCCATTTGAGGGAGGTTGGGTGAGTGCAAGAGAGCAGTCAAAGGCCAGCCACAGCCATGCTGAGTGGGCCACTCCTGCTCATGCCCTTGTGCTTGACCCGACAGGATGTCGACGAAGCAACTTTGGCCAGGGTGCAGCTGGAGAGGAAAGTCGAATCATTACTGGATGAGATTGAATTTCTCAAGAAGTTGCATGACGAGGTAAACTTTGCATTGTTCTCCTGTGGTCTGTACCGTGACGTTGATTTCATGTGGTATTTCCTTATGGGCGGGGGGGAGCCATTTTACCCACTGAATCAGCTTTTGGAAGAGCGGgaagtggaggagatgtgggtgagggctgggctgatggtggtggaggggaagccacgtttgtggaagaaggaggacatttcagatgatctggactagaaggcctcatcttgggaacagatacagTGGAGCCGGAGAAATTGTAagaagggaatccttgcagggaactgGATGTGCTGACTTACTGACCACTGCTTTACTCCCGTCCGTTCTAAGTGTCTGCGCTCCTCTCTTCCCCTGCAGGAACTACGGGACCTTCAGGTGAACATGCAGGCATCCCAGGTGCAGGTAGAGATGGAAGTGGCAAAGCCAGACCTGACTGCGGCGCTGAAGGAGATCCGCACACAGTACGAGACCATTGCCACTAAGAACGTGCAAGAGGCCGAGGAGTGGTACAAATCCAAGGTGAATAGGGCAGCGGGATTCTCTCACCCCCACCCCGCAGCTCTTATTTAATCGCTTACGGGACCCGAACGTCACTGGCAAGGCCCGTCCCTCATTGCCACGGAAAAGCCATTTTCTTGAACCGCAGCAGCCCCCCTGGTGAAGACCCTCCCTTGGAGCTGTTGGGAGGAAGTCACAGGATTAGAACTCAGGTCATGATGATGGACTGGTGATGTATTTTCCAGTCAGGGTGGGGTGCATTTGGAGGGGAACCTGAAGGGGGGTGGTGTTCCCATGTGCCCAGTGATCATGCCCTTATTGATGGTAGAGGTTGTAAGTTTAAAAGGTGATatgggaatttattgtcatacacataccATAAATGCTGGCGTATTGGACGACATGTTTCAGACAATCCCctgaatttccacttaaaatgtaggttgtgtgtgtgtatgtgttacgCGCCCTTTGTCAGTCGTGATTGACCATGATTTCTGCGCTATAAAGCAATGCTGTAGTGGTCTCTCCAGGgcacaagccagggcagagttgatatggagatccatctgttgcccatgcagtgggaccACCCCCTCTCCTGGCTAATCGATACAGTTGggtgccagcagcatcgcaggagttgccGTGCCAGggctgggtacagcagtcagccgCCTTCAGGACTCTGACTCTGGATTTATCCTCGTGATTTACTCCCAAAGTATAGCAGacgtttgaaatcagagttttccctctCGTAGATAAGTTATTGTTCGTGGTTAACGAGCCTCATCTGCTCAGAGCGACTGGTTTCAAGACGCCAGTGGCCCGCCTTTGCCCcttctgtcagtgagaacagctccgccGGGCATCAGAACTATGCCACACATggaggccaggagttggacttggttgccagaggctgtttgagatgcCCAACATGAAGGGCATTTGTGTTGCAGGGGAAGCTCGTCCCCACGACCACCCTTTCACTATGACAACCATTAGAGTCTGATTCTGAGCTATACTCGCTGTCTAAGTCTACCCCAAGTCAGACACTTACCTCTGACCAGTGCAGTGATGCTGCAAGGCACATTTCATATACTAACTCAaagtattttaaaagcaaattacccagtatgggtttaaatttgattagcatattttaaagtaaactactgtcggctcctttaaccctttggactccctGTCTTgcttttccaggactggttttatacccaaccagcAGCTGGCTCGTACTGGTATTTGCACcatagtttacccatggacccagtccggagTCATGAAAAGTTAAAAATGGCCATAGACCAAAGGGTTAACAGCCCGTTTAAAGACCGTACATAGCTGATGGCGGTGGGACTGGGTGGATGGGTTCCACAAGGTAGTGCTGAGACTTcgctgttaaggtttggattttaaaatTGCCATATGAGGcaacccctggttttggggtgacatttttccaGTTCAGTACCATCTTATACACCAGCATATACAGTAGGTACAGCATATACAGTAGGTACAGCATATAGGTACTGAAAAAAAAGGTGAAATCTTTTTGAGTGCAGATAGATCTTTTGGTGATCCTGGAGTAGTTTTATGGTCAGGTTAGTACGGGGAGGTTCACGACtccacactgttccctctaaaccagtggttctcaaccttttttttccactcacgtaccctctgccatcggtgctctgtgattagtaaaggattgcttaaggtgggatgtaagtgggaagaaagtggttgagaaccactgttttaattgtccctaattgactcgttatgtgcacggtttcagaactcgaaagaaaatgggccaatgacaatttttctcaagcaaaatatttcagtaacaattgggtctcgagcagtgattctcaaccttcccttctaactcccatcccaccttaagcaatcccttactaatcatggcagaggaattacttaaagtgggatgggagtggaaagaaaaaggttgggaaccactgctcgaAGCTGTGTACGTGCCCGCACACCGGTTTTGCGAAGAGCACACAAGGGAAATGAATGTGCACACAAAAGGCCAGCACCTAAAataaaaatcttaactaaatatgttactcCGTAGAGTGCAAGCATACGTGTATTATATTGAAACatgccaatacaattttattagccatgaaagatggtctgtgccaaaatgatcttgaaccaATGTCAAGTTCACGTTTGTACAAGCATCCAGTGCGCACGTActttttgtcacaggaaaaaaaaatctgtacaacataagatttttgctcACGCTGACTGCTAAAAAACAAAGGGAACATTGTTCAcaagcctgatggctgttggataaaaactgttcttaaacctggAAGTGCTGGACTTCTGCCTAAAGGTAACAGCAAGATGCGGTTGAGACCGGGGTGATGCAGGTCCTTTCTggtgttggctgtcttcttgaggcagcatttcaccttttaaattttaaatttagacatgcagcacggtaacagacccttccggcccacgagcccatgctgcccaattacaccccattaacctaccccccccgccccccaccccccccgtatgttttgaggtgtcatgttgggaagagtatcaggttcagtgggttcacagagagaagaCTGaatacaagtgttacaatcacatataaatttaattaacttgtgggaaacaaacaggggagaacgttaaatggtactcgatcactatttcacttaagcaacagtatagacattcaccttggacctaggttggactctgacaatagtgaacctatactccACGCCCACACACTTGAGTAAACACACTACACACGTGGATTCTTATACGCACACACGTTTCCCTCCAAGTATTGCTCTGTCACCatactacggctcagcttcagtgaagtgcacaccttacccgtgaCACTTCTAGCAATGTCCACAGTTCAGACCTGATGTGGAATGGTGTCTGGGGTTTgaaccacgaggcagagagaaagaacatGCTGTGCTTTGGTGTTAGATGCAGTGCTAATCTATAGTTTTTAGCCAATAATGACTCTAGATGATTTacattagccaatggcaaggtgtgtacTTAATGGGTGGGCGGTGTCAAATTTTGATTGACgggatgtgacttccaaatgagTTTCAGAGAGGGTGGtcatgtgaccacccacaatacacacattccagacaggcagggagcccACGTTTACTCCGCACATGgcagaagggtgggaggaaactggagcccccgggggaaaacccacgcagacacggggagaacgtacaaactccttatagacagtgcaggatttaaaccccggtccagatcgctggcactgtaacagcattgcactaactgctacgctaatcttaaaactgagattgataggttcctgattagccaggatatcaaaggttatggggagaaggccaggcactggggctgagtggggaaatggatcagctcatgattaaatggcggggcagactcaatgggctgaacagcatatttctgctcctatgccttatggtgCATCCTCTTGTTTTTGACACATCCACCTCCACCATGGTGGTAGAAAAGATTTTCACTATGACCTTATCTGGGTCTATCATAACCTTCTGTACTTTTATCAGGTTACTCTGTCACCTCCTTCGCTCTGGGTAAAACAGGCCCAACCTGTCTGATTTCTCCCCACAACAGTCCTTTTCCCCAAGGATCTCCTGCCCTGCTAATGGGGGCTCATGTTGCATAGATGCCTTCCCCTTGCCAGGTTTGTGAAGCTTGATGGGCATTCGGCCTTGGAGGGACAGGAAGCATCCTGGGGTTGAGGggttcttcctccctccctcggGTTGCATGTCGCGCAGTGTGTACTCTCCCTGGCTCACTCGGCTAAAGTGCCTGCTCCGTtctcccactgccccccacagtTTACAGACCTGACGGATGCCGCAAACCGGAGCAATGAGACCCTGAGGCAGACGAAGCAAGACCTGAATGAGTCACGGCGTCAGATCCAGTCCCTGACCTGTGACCTGGAGGCCTTGAGAGGAACCGTAAGTGAAAAGGGGTCACAGTCAGTGGGATGGATGAGTGTGTGTGGTGAGCTGAGCGGGGAGggaattttgggggggggaggggagcgtggGGAGCCAGGCAGGTGGTGGGATGGAAAAGCAGAAGTTCTTTGGTTCGTGGCAACACCCACAGCCCCGAGCACTGAGgctcctcagggctgtgtgcccagcccactcctgttcacacccCTGATCCACGACTGCATGGCCAGATccacaacagtgtcatcaagtttgcagttgacacgaCAGTCGTCagcctcgtcagcaacaacgagttgcactgcagagaagaggtggaaaacctcgtgatgtggtgcaagagtaacacaACCTGAGTCTCGATGTaggcaagatgaaggagatgattgtggacttcagaaggaccaggaatgaccaccttccaaTACACATcatcaactctgtagtagagagagtggaggttccttggagttcacttaactagtgacctatcgtggagattcaacatctcacttgtcaggaaagcacaacagtgactgcacctcctgagaagaatgaactgggcaaggctaccatcatgtcaaccttctacaggagctctatcgtgagtgtcctggccagctgtatcacagtgtgggtatgattgctgcagagaaatgggtcgaaggtcaatccacaggaccataagagtggcagagaggatcactggggtctccctcccactacccccatcccccacccccctttgATGCAGAGTCAGTGTCAGAAGCGATCTAATTGGGGGGCATTGGGGTAACCACAGAGGGGCCCAAACTGCCATTTGAGAACTCACTcagcgggggtggggtgggggggggggaagagcgggtgccatacctgccatggaCCTCTTCCATCCGCTGCGttatcacacttccccctccctccggcGTTTCAGACAAACGTGCGCGGTTATAGCGTCCGGAGATGAAACCGCGTGATTCATTTTGATGACGCTCCCTCTGATGGCATCACCCGGTGAGGTCCGCAATGCTGGCGCTGcgggtgggtgggagggcacaataactcatttgggaggGGGCAAGGCCTGCGAAGGCCCCCCGTGACACCAAGCCTACATCGAcgagatctactgggatcgttttctgaagagggtgcacaaaatcattgaggatccctctCACCCTgcccacagtatctttcagctgctcccgtcggggaagagatccaggaggatcagagccagcaccaccaggctgaggaacagcttcttcccaagggcagtgagaatgctgaacgaccaaaggaacagctcacactcaccctccgagactctcatattcaggaaacaatatttatttatttgtgtagatgaaatacctgtcctgcatgtgtattgtttgtctgtgtgtgtgttctatctggttgcgtgtctgcatgttttgcaccgaggaccggagaacgctgtttcgtcaggttgtacttgttcaatcaggtaacattgacttaactATTCATTGGATGACACAGTGGGCCTTGTGTCAGCACCTCTGATGCTGGCTATCTCCCATCTCCGCTGCCATCTTTACTGATTCAGGCCAACTTGCTTCTAGCTGCGTCCTGATTTGTCAGCTTGTTATCGATTGGATCAGTCCAACTCCGATTCATTGGGACTTGTGATTGGTTCACGGGGTTGTCATTGAGCCGTCCAGTCTCAGTGCGGGAAATGCTCCTGGTGGGTGGCATGTGTGCACAGGACCGTCTGGGTTGTAAGCTCTCGGAGTATGTTTCTGCAGAATGAGTCTCTGTTGCGCCAGCTCCGTGATGCAGAGGAGCAGTTCTCGGCTGAGTCGGTCGGTTACCAGGACACCATCAGCCGGCTGGAGCAAGAGATCCACCATATGAAGGACGAGATGGCAAGGCACCTGCGGGAGTATCAGGATCTGCTTAACGTCAAGATGGCCCTGGACATTGAAATTGCCACATACAGGAAGCTATTggaaggagaggagagcaggtgagTCGAGTTGTTCTGCCTTCCCCTCCATCAAACAAGTGGCATAGTGGGGGAAAATCAGTGGTTCGGGCCCAGTTTCAGAAGACCATCAGATGTAGAagcagaatgaggccattcagcccatcgagttcgCTCTGCCATTCGAATCGTGGCTTGTCTATTTTTCCCCTCAACCCcgttctgccttctccccataacctttgacacccttactgatcaagaaccctttaacctctgctttaaatctatccaatgacttggcctccataactgtttttatttaaaaaaatgtagacatccagcacagtaacaggccctttcggcccacgggcCTGTGCTGCCTAGTTACACCCGAGTGACCAACAACCTCTAGTaagttttgatgggtgggaggaaacccatgcagacactgggagaatgaacaaactccttacagacagtgtgggattcgaaccccggtcctgatcactagcGCTGGAAAggcgttgcattaactgctacttCAATCGTGCcgccctgtggcaacaaatttgccaccctctagctgaagaagcTTCTCCTCATCTCCGTTCTAAAAGGACAGCGTAGGAGTTCtgttgaggccacacctggagttctgtgtacatttctggtctcctgacttcaGAAAGGATAGACTGGCTTTGGAAACAGTGCATAGGAGGATTAGCTTTTAACAAGAGTGTGAgtagtctgggactgtactcattggagtatagaaagaTGGGGGTAGAGACATGTAAAATCGTGGAAGGAATAGATCAGAAGGAATTGCTTTCCCTACAGACTAGTgtatctggaattctctgcccagtgaCTGGGggaagatcagtgggactaggctgaATAATAGTTGGGCACAcaatagaagggccaaaggggctgtgctgtaatgttctacggttgTAAGTCTTGCAGAATTAGCAATAATTGTCTGTCTGTTTGCCCCCTCAGGATTGCTGTCCCAGTCCAGACCTTTGCCTCACTCAGCTTCAGAGGTGAGTTTGTGAGGGTTTAGGAGAGACCTCGAAACGTTTAAAACGGTCCCTTCTCGCGGTGATAATTCCTGTTTTTGTTGGTGTCATGTTTTAGACTATGACCACAATCTGCAAGATGTTCAGCCCAGGAAGACTGTGTTAATCAAAACTATTGAAACCCAGGATGGAGAGGTGAGAATTATTGAAGTATAACTGAAAGAAAtagggtctttttttttttttggaggaatGTTGTTAGTTTAAAAAACCTTTTTGAGCGGTATTACTAATAAGTTCCTGTTTCCTGACAGTCTGAGAGTTCAGGTTAATTCATAAACTGATTGTCGACATAGCTATTAACTTCCCAGCCATCAAGATCAAGCCTTCACTTATTGCCATGTACACAAATCCTTTTCCTTGTTTGCCTTTGTTTTGTCAAGGCAAACGGCTCCCAGGACAAgggcttccatgccagatcatcagagattgtCCTCCTTCATCAAACGCCATGGCTTCCCCttgaccaccatcaacttggccctctcCCGCACATCCgtcattacccgcacatctgccctggtcccctccgcCCTGCAGCAAGGGCAGgactccccttgtcctcaccttctACCCCACCAGCTGCTGCGTCCAACATATCTCCGCCATTTCCGCCATCTACGTTATCCCGCCACTAAACATATCCTCCCCTttccgccttccacagggactgctccccgccccccccccccccgtgactccttcatccactcctccctccccaccaattgtccccttggaacttacccctgtgaccgcaggagatgctttACTTGCCCCCACACCTCCcgtccctcatcaccattcagggccccaaactgtccttccaagtgaagcaacacttcacctgtgaatctgcaggggtcgtccaCTGCatccgctgtggtctcctctacatcagagagacagggTGCAGAtggggagattgcttcgctgagcgcCTCAGCTCTGTTCGCCACAATAGTGATCTCCCAGtagccgcccatttcaattccccgtcccattcccttgccgacatgtttgTGGACTCATGTACTGcgactacccacaaattggaggaacagcatctcatcttctgactgggctccctccaacaggatggcattgacatcaacttctccagtttccatcaaCACCTCTCCCCCCCTCATCTATCcctatgtcttctttcctctagctcgatctctttcttccccctttcccccaactctgcattcacaaagccaccccctctcccccaatcagctctcaccttcctctctctgccttcttacccatatccaattgacaccttttgtctgtcggctttgtgctcctccccctgccctctctttccttctccccaaccttttaattcaggcccctgcctgttttttactcatgccttgaggaagggctcatgcccgaaatgtcggcaatagATCTTTCCCTCCTGTGGGCACCGCGAgattggctgagctcctccagcattttggagtgTTTTTACTTCCAAACACAGCATCTGCGGACTTCTGTGTTTTTTAGTACAGCACCACTAACAGGgcaagagagaagcaaaagagagtctctgcAGAAACATTGAGTGTGTGTAGATCCTGCCACCTCCTCCAACCTCCTAACCAACAGAGACGAAGAGCAAGAGTGGCTGGCCCTCCACTGTTCACCAATGGAGAGATAGATACCAACAACCAGCATGTCtatgcctgagcccttcctcaagggataagcaaagaacaggaagggggCAGAACAATTTAGAAACTTGCATTGAACTTTGTGCCGGTTTGCAGATGGTTATCTAATTTTTAATGCAAGTCGTTTTTTCATTCTGCAGGTGGTAAATGAATTCAGGAAAGAGCAACAAAATGACCTGGATCATTGAACAAGCACAGCACTAAACAGTGGTTTGACTGGAACAGATGCAGAAGGAAAGACtgatttattcccccccccccactccttagTTTTCTTTCATTCCTGTCACCCAGGGTTTAACCCATTGGACTCTGACgacttttaacctttcataatatattctctggactgggtccatgggtaaactacagtacgaacACCAGTGCAAGCCAGCAGATGGGAaactgggacatggagtatatgtgcTTATTGACAGTCCCTGAAAAccgggacatggagtccaaagggttaaagttTGGAGCTGTAGGAATTCTCAATTAATCCATTGCTTTTGATTTCTTGGAGACTCAACCCAGACAGCAAATAAACCCTAGACCTGCCATGAGACATACAGcagagaaataggcccttcagcccattgagtccatgctcCTGGCAGGCGCCTAGTTACTAATCCTGCACTGATCCCAGTTTATCCTCCCCACATTCCTATCCACCCCACCCTGCCTCCTGCCACAGACTCTACCCCTCACCCACTCAATGGGTAGAACTTACAGCGGCCAATGAAGCCAGCAAGCCCCCACTTCTTCAGGACGAGACAGGACACCAGAGCAGCACCCATGGGAAAACCCCATGTGGTCatgaggagaacgtgcaaacttcacAAGGAAAGACAACACCGGAGGCTGGGATCGAACCTGGGGCATTGGAGTGGCGAGGCTGCGGGCTCACGAGTTCCTCATTCAAACCCAACATCTGGACTTTTTTCAAAAAGAATTCTCGGAAGTGCATTGCTCCTTGGCCCACTCAGTTTCTAAATAGGAAGTTGCCATTTTGTCTGCAGAACCTGCAAAGCAGTTATATTTTTAATTAcgtttttttaatgtagacatccagcacggtaacaggcccttttggcccacgggcctgcaCTGcctaatttataccccattaacctacacccccggtacgttttgaagggagggaggaaactggagctcccgggggAAAATCagtgcagacacaaggagaacatactattacaagcccagaggaccccaaaacccaccagcaatagatattcaccaaggcaaatggttacttaaacgaaagttacttttaattatctttaaacatgaaaacagaatcaaacgaACTTATCCCTATTGActtaacttctaattctaagcgcacgtgtatgtaatgtgtgtgtataatttcagaaaagttctttggttcacagtgcaatctcacttctcattcctccaagttcactggttgcagacaattcttatactgtgtacagaatttaacattgataaagttcagcaggctttggtgcttgaaaggtaaatggttacagctcaggaaggttcttgtcggttttcagagagagatttgttgttctggggcatccacaactgatgtccttcaatcagccactccagtgtcttgctgatgaaacttgcccatttagggttctccagatgataacctttttctttcaggtcaccacagagttcctttttgtttcccttattccaagtgaaacattagatagccagtcctctccttttgcatgaagtacaagggctttgaccaggctgtctttcaAAATAAgagggctttccataagcttgtcagcttgtcctgttccagtcccagctgctactgctggctgtaacactatacaagtgatctctgtgtgtgtgtctctctcgctctctctctcgcacactctctctctctccctgagagaaagcctgtttgactctctctgcttgcaaaaccacatgaacctcttacagcagcaagctctcctccagacaatgtggcttcaacaagctctttcatctgttaacttttgtaaacaacaatccattagtgaagtctcttgagcattcttcaaagctcttgcaaaatctGTGAGGCCCggatatgtctagcattgggcagaactccagtatttcaaataagatctgttttaaaatgtttgtatgtaacttactctaacaaacctttcccaatttatttcccaaaaacatatttatatactctgtcacaatacaaactccttacagtgtgggatttgaaccccagtcccgatcgctggcactggaaCGGCGTTGCCCTAATCTGAGACCTAGTAGGAAAGAACTTGGGATTAGGTTATTCAGCCCCTTGAGCCTACTCTGCTAGATCGTTCCGTAATGCCTGACAACCACCTAAACACCACCCATCTCTTCAAACAGCTGAGCAAATAAAGTTCTGTTGCTCagcatctccccacccccccccccccccccccaccaaaatgccTTGTGAGGGAAGAGTTCCAGATTCTCAATATCCTTTGCTTGATGAAGTTGATGTAGACCCTGAAGAGTCTGTGTTTAATTTTGTGCTGGACTTGGTTATCTCTCCCACTCGAACTCCCAGCCAGCTTTTCAAGGAGCATTGAATTTGTTGGAAAGCTGCTCGTCTATCCAACCAGCATTGTTTATGCATCTTCAGTGCCAGCAATTTTTTTCTGCTTTCACATTATCTTTAAATGGGGCCAACTAAAATCTGGAAAGGTTTTAGCTTTAGGGACTGAAGTCCAAGGATATTGTGCCCGGGTGCCCCAGTGACTGCTATTTCATTAAATGCCTGGATTCAAGACGGCGCACAGAAAATGCGGCAACTCTCCAAATTTGAGCCAGAGCCGCTCACAATTTACCAGAACTGCCAGAGCTCCAGGACTGTTGTGGGTCACCTCTGTGTGGGGACAGATTTGGCCTCGAGTATGAACTTTGTTTTTGCCTCTTGAAAGGCCTGAGCATTTCCATTTCCACCACCTTTCGAGAAGGAGCTGCCCAtgacaaggggaggggtggggcaaAACAGGCCTTTGGAAAGGAACTGGAATAATGCATGGGACACAGAGCAGTGGAAGAACAGTtccttcacctctcccccaccccagcatAGGTTTGCACTGAACATGACGGCTAAGATCAACCAAATCACTGCTGCCTGCACGCGATGCGTATTCCTCCACTCCCTGTGGATCAGGCATCTATCCAGCACTCTCTTAACTGCTGCTGTTGTATCTactttcaggcacccaccactgtgtgtaaataaaataaacctgcccctcccctccctctcccccctccccccatcaacgtTTCACCTGAAATTCATGCCCTCTAGCATGTGACATTTTTATACTGAGATGAAGATTTTGACTGTGCCTCTCGCAATTTTATAAATTTCCTTCaggtctctttcccccccccccccccttcttgaaACAGCGCCAGtggttgggaccagggttcaaatcccgtgctgtctgtaaggagttggtaccttctccccgtgtctgcgtggattttttctcgagggctccagtttcctcccaccgtttgaaatgtactggggg is part of the Narcine bancroftii isolate sNarBan1 chromosome 12, sNarBan1.hap1, whole genome shotgun sequence genome and encodes:
- the LOC138747393 gene encoding peripherin-like, coding for MSSYRVSNSATSYRRSFGGPSVTPISVSRLSSTGRLLSSPASRGASSRYRSSTPAAARLSYDKVDFSGADALNQDFLTTRTNEKVELQELNDRFANFIDRVRFLEQQNAVLAAELNQLRSKEPSRAADLYLQEIRELKRQLELVGKDRDRIQVEKENLAEDLQSFRHRFEEEAQKRDDAENNLALFRKDVDEATLARVQLERKVESLLDEIEFLKKLHDEELRDLQVNMQASQVQVEMEVAKPDLTAALKEIRTQYETIATKNVQEAEEWYKSKFTDLTDAANRSNETLRQTKQDLNESRRQIQSLTCDLEALRGTNESLLRQLRDAEEQFSAESVGYQDTISRLEQEIHHMKDEMARHLREYQDLLNVKMALDIEIATYRKLLEGEESRIAVPVQTFASLSFRDYDHNLQDVQPRKTVLIKTIETQDGEVVNEFRKEQQNDLDH